The DNA sequence AAGATGATATTTGAGACACACGGACACTATGATGATGAACAGTTTGATACAGACAGAGAGCGGTTATTAGAGGAATTTCAGAGACAGGATATCCGATATGTAATGAATATAGGGGCTAATATAGTGACCTCAAAGGCATCCGTTGAGCTTGCACACCGATATGATTTTATCTATGCGGCGATCGGAACGCACCCGGATGATGCACCGGAGCTGTCAGATGCGGCGATCGAGATGTATCGGCAGATGGCAGCAGATGAGAAGGTAAAGGCGATCGGAGAGATCGGGCTGGATTATTTCCATGAGGATGTGCCAAAAGAGGTGCAGATCCACTGGTTTCGAAAGCAGTTGGAGCTGGCAGAAGAACTGAAGCTTCCGGTTGTGATCCACAGCAGGGATGCGGCAAAGGATACCATGGATATCATGAAAGAGATGCAGGGAAGACTTTGCGGTGGCGTCATTCACTGTTTTTCATACAGTACAGAGATTGCAAGAGAATATATTAAGATGGGATATTATATCGGCGTTGGCGGTGTAGTGACATTTAACAATGGACGTAAGCTGAAAGAGGTGGTGGAAGCCATTCCGCTTACCAGCATCGTATTAGAAACGGATTCGCCGTATCTGTCACCCGTACCATTCCGTGGAAAACGGAACTCTGCCCTTAATATTCCTTATGTGGCAAAAGAGATCGCAGCATTAAAGGGAGTTACGGAAGAAGAAGTGTATGACGTGACATTCAGAAACAGTCTGAAGCTGTACAGAATGGAAGAAAATATGCAGGCAGAGGCGTAGGAAGAATGATTGCGTGATAAGATGAAAGCGTAAGAATGCATAGATGGAGGACAGAGCATGGAGAAATTAAGTAACCCGCAGGTTACGATACAGACAATAAAGAAATATGAGTTTGCATTTCAGAAGAAGTTCGGTCAGAATTTTCTGATCGATGACCATGTGATCACAAAGATCATAAATGCAGCGGAGATCACGAAGGATGATCTGGTACTGGAGATCGGACCGGGAATCGGAACGATGACACAGTATCTGGCAGAGTCGGCCGGAAAGGTGATCGCGGTTGAGATCGATAAAAATCTGATCCCGATCCTTGGGGAGACTTTGGCGGAATATGATAATGTAACGATTATTAATGAAGATATATTGAAGTTAGATATCAACCGACTGGTTGAGGAAGAAAACGATGGTAAACCGATCAAGGTCGTTGCCAATCTGCCGTATTATATTACAACTCCGATCATTATGGGCTTATTTGAAAGCCATGTACCATTACAGTCAATTACGGTCATGGTACAAAAGGAAGTAGCAGACCGGATGCAGGTAGGACCGGGATCGAAAGATTACGGTGCGTTGTCACTTGCGGTTCAGTATTATGCAAAACCATATATTGCAGCAAATGTACCGCCAAACTGCTTTATCCCGAGACCGGGTGTAGGATCTGCGGTGATCCGATTGACCAGATATGAGGAGCCGCCGGTGATGGTAAAGGATGAGAGCCTGATGTTCAAGCTGATCCGGGCATCCTTTAACCAGAGAAGAAAGACGTTACAGAACGGAATCGCAAACAGCCCCGAGCTTCCATATTCAAAAGCACAGGTGGAGAAAGCTCTGGAAAAAATGGGACTTGCCGCAAATGTTCGGGGAGAAAGTTTAACGCTGGCAGAATTTGCAAAGTTAAGTGATACTATTTCCGAAGAATAAAGGAATAAGTTACAGAAAAAATGCATAGATACAAGTAAGGCTTGTCTTTCAGGGATAATAGCGGAAGCAGACATGATTTCCTGTCAGATGAAAAATGTCAGATAGAAAAAAGAGGCGGAGGTATCTATGGTTTACTGGAACAGATTTATATCATATATTTTCAGATATCACAATTATGATAAATGTGAAAATGTTGGATTTGCAAAGGTGCAGAAGCAGAATGAGAAAGGTAAAATGCAGGTGAATCTTAAGGATCAGGTAAAGAAAGAGGGCTTATATTCGGTTTATCTGTATCGTGAGACGCTTGCGGACCCGGAGGAATATCCGGAGGCAGTGCCGGACGGTATGATTCCGGCTGTTCTGTATCTTGGGAAATTGAACATGAAATCCGGCAGGGGAGAAGGCTGCTTTACCTTTGACTGGAATAATGTCAATCAGACCGGACGGCCGATCACAGCGTGGAGCGGCATTATCATAAGGCGGATGGGCGAAGAAGAAAGTGATATTTTCTGTTCTTCATGGACAGATAATACTGTGGACTACAGTCAGGCATTTGCCAGACGGGAGGAAGAAGCTGCCCGCGGAATTGCAGTAACAGAGTATGATCGGAGAAGAATCGTGTCCGAGACGATGGCGGAATCAGAAAACATGGACAGCGAATCTGAGACGGAGACAATGGCTTCAGAGGTGAAAGAAACGGCACATACAGATACAGACAACTCGGAAACCGTTTTGCCGGAATCGGAGGAGTCTCCGGATGAAAAGATATTTTCCCGGGCCGATGAAGAAACGGAGAAACGGGTAACGGCAGCCGAGGTTTTAGAAACAATGAAAGAAGACGGAAGAGCGGCAGAACTGATGGCGAACCGGGAAAAGCTTCCGCTCCTGCCGAATTGTCCGGATGGAGAAAACGGAGTGATCGAGTGTGTAAAGATCAATCCGAACGATATCGGACTGCTGAACATGGATAACTGGCGGTTGGGGGTGAATAGCTTCCTGACACATGGATTTTACAGTTATAAATATCTGATGCTCGGCAGGGTGCTGTTTGATGAAGAAGATACGAACGGATACATATTGGGAGTGCCGGGAGAGTATTCATCCAAAGAGAAGTATCTCGCAGGAATCTTTGGATTTGATCGTTTTATTCCGGTGAAGGAGACAAGGATCAAGACAGGAAGCTTTGGCTACTGGGTGGTGGATCTGAAATAAAAAAAGAGCTGTGGCATAAAATAATGTTTATTGAATGATAGAAAAAGCCGGCATGGTGAAGAGCGCAGGTTGAATGACGGAGGATGCCGGCATGGAGAAGAAAATGGAACAGAATACAGAAGAAAATGTAATAGGACAGGGGATAGAAGATGATCAGAATATACGGAACAGGGAAGATGAAGTAAAAGATACATACGTAGATCGGCAAGGGACAGAACCTGAGATGTCGGGTGAAGACAGGAAGATGTATGAGATTTATATGAAAAAGGCAATTAAGCTGGCGCAGAAAGCTTATGTTCAGGGAGATGTTCCGATCGGTTGTGTGATCGTAAAGGATAATAAGGTGATCGCACGGGGGTATAACAAGAGAAATCTGAAGAAGACAACACTGGCGCATGCAGAACTGCTGGCGATCGAGCAGGCATCAAAGAAACTCGGTGACTGGCGGTTGGAGGATTGTACGATGTATGTGACATTAGAACCGTGTCAGATGTGTGCCGGAGCCATCGTACAGGCAAGGATCCCGAAGGTTGTGATCGGGTGTATGAATAAGAAAGCCGGATGCGCCGGTTCGATCCTTAATATGTTCGATATGTCGGCATTTAATCATCAGGTAGAAACAGTATATGGTATCTGTCAGGAGGAGTGCAGCAGCCTGATGAAGGACTTTTTTGCAGACCTCCGCAAAGGCGTGGTCGTAGGAAGCCGTCAGCGGTAGAATTTTTGAAGATTGCATGTTCAACATAGACGGATTTCATGACCTGCCAATTTATATATGTTGTCCAGCAATGTTTCTACTCATCACACACGCCTGATCCGCTCATGCTCCAGTGCTAACTCGCCCTTCGGGCTCAGACAAGCACCCGCATTCGCTGGCAGTGTGTTCTTCGTAACGAAACATATGCAAATGACACCATATACCAATCAGCAGGTCACAGAATCCGGCTGTTAAACATGCATCTTGCTTTATCGATAGCCGGATTTCATGACTTGCCAATTTATATATGTTGTCCAGCAATGTTTCTGTTCATCATACCTGCCTGATCTGTTTTTTTCAGTGTTGTTAGGGCGGTATTTGGGCTGCAGGCTGTGGCAGAGGCTGTTTGGACATTCGCAAAAGGACCGACGTGAAGAACGCGCTGCCAGCTCATGCGGGTGCTTGTCTGAGCCCGAAGGGCGAGTTAGCACAGGAGCATGAGCGGATCAGGCGTGTGTGATGAACAGGGACGTTGCGAGGATCAACAGCCTCTGCCACAGCCTGCAGCCCAAATACCGAATCCACCAAAAACGCTGCCAAAGAAACAGGTTGACGTATGTGCGATCGTCATTTATAATCAAATATGCGCCAAAAATGTGGCGTGCAATTGAATATGTTATAAAGTTTCCATGCAACCGGGGAAGTAGCGGTGCCCTGAACCTGCAATCCGCTATAGCAGGGGTGATAGTTTT is a window from the Lachnospiraceae bacterium GAM79 genome containing:
- a CDS encoding DUF6128 domain-containing protein, translating into MVYWNRFISYIFRYHNYDKCENVGFAKVQKQNEKGKMQVNLKDQVKKEGLYSVYLYRETLADPEEYPEAVPDGMIPAVLYLGKLNMKSGRGEGCFTFDWNNVNQTGRPITAWSGIIIRRMGEEESDIFCSSWTDNTVDYSQAFARREEEAARGIAVTEYDRRRIVSETMAESENMDSESETETMASEVKETAHTDTDNSETVLPESEESPDEKIFSRADEETEKRVTAAEVLETMKEDGRAAELMANREKLPLLPNCPDGENGVIECVKINPNDIGLLNMDNWRLGVNSFLTHGFYSYKYLMLGRVLFDEEDTNGYILGVPGEYSSKEKYLAGIFGFDRFIPVKETRIKTGSFGYWVVDLK
- a CDS encoding TatD family hydrolase, encoding MIFETHGHYDDEQFDTDRERLLEEFQRQDIRYVMNIGANIVTSKASVELAHRYDFIYAAIGTHPDDAPELSDAAIEMYRQMAADEKVKAIGEIGLDYFHEDVPKEVQIHWFRKQLELAEELKLPVVIHSRDAAKDTMDIMKEMQGRLCGGVIHCFSYSTEIAREYIKMGYYIGVGGVVTFNNGRKLKEVVEAIPLTSIVLETDSPYLSPVPFRGKRNSALNIPYVAKEIAALKGVTEEEVYDVTFRNSLKLYRMEENMQAEA
- the rsmA gene encoding 16S rRNA (adenine(1518)-N(6)/adenine(1519)-N(6))-dimethyltransferase RsmA, with protein sequence MEKLSNPQVTIQTIKKYEFAFQKKFGQNFLIDDHVITKIINAAEITKDDLVLEIGPGIGTMTQYLAESAGKVIAVEIDKNLIPILGETLAEYDNVTIINEDILKLDINRLVEEENDGKPIKVVANLPYYITTPIIMGLFESHVPLQSITVMVQKEVADRMQVGPGSKDYGALSLAVQYYAKPYIAANVPPNCFIPRPGVGSAVIRLTRYEEPPVMVKDESLMFKLIRASFNQRRKTLQNGIANSPELPYSKAQVEKALEKMGLAANVRGESLTLAEFAKLSDTISEE
- the tadA gene encoding tRNA adenosine(34) deaminase TadA — protein: MYEIYMKKAIKLAQKAYVQGDVPIGCVIVKDNKVIARGYNKRNLKKTTLAHAELLAIEQASKKLGDWRLEDCTMYVTLEPCQMCAGAIVQARIPKVVIGCMNKKAGCAGSILNMFDMSAFNHQVETVYGICQEECSSLMKDFFADLRKGVVVGSRQR